A window of Rosa rugosa chromosome 7, drRosRugo1.1, whole genome shotgun sequence genomic DNA:
aatctttcactttcaataaatggctgacctccttcgattcaaaaaaaaaattcaataattGAGAACATTAAAATCAAtttatttgtttcattattcTATACTATTAGATAATTTACATCAATTTATTTGTCTCATTATTCTATATTATTAGATAATTTACATCAATAACAGTTGAACTCAACTCATAAAATTGACTTCGTGAAAGGGAGTGAATTATTGTGATGAAAATGGTGATCATTTTGGCTATGATAATCAAAATATTTACACGTGTTTGTTAATTTGTTGCGTTCCCTTTTCTTTGCCCAGAGAGGATTGCATTTCTGAATTCCATAAAAATATTTCAAACACTATTGAAATCCAAATAGAATACGCCACCCTAATTGTTGGTATAGATATTGACACCGCCCCCCTAATATTGTTGGTATAGATATTGACCCAGCAAGTAACATCTTCTTGAAAGTCATGGCATGGTCTCATGGACCACAAATAATTGATCTGCACAAATGCATGGAtatatgggaaaaaaaaaaaaacattgtacATATAATTGAGTTCCACATTTTGCATAACTTTATTGAATCGAAGATTTTTCATAACTTTCACTACATACTGTTCTTCAAGTACTACTACATGGAGTCCAATAATTAACATGATGATATTACTATATATAGAAGGTTATAGAATCAATTAACCACGTACACACATGCACATATATGAGAGTTATGGCATCTATTACGGGCCCAACTGTGGTAGAAGTACATGATTTCAATCCCCTTTGTTCAAAACCAAGAGCCTTAATcatccaaaaacttccttctcCTGCCAATTTATTTTCTTCGACGACTAAGACAAGGAGAGTCGAGttacaaaggaagaagaagaagaagatggcaaCCGTAGCAGTAGTGAACCTTAATGCAACAACCAATGGTGCTCTTGCTCATGTGGACATGGTAACATCCTCTCTTGCTCATACCGCAGAGAAGCCTGCAGTGACTTTCGAACTCGTTGCCTTAGTCACTGTAAAGAATATTCACCAGAAGGTAAATATCAATGTCGACACAATGCTTCATTGGTTCGGCGACAGAAGACAAGATGATTACAAGGGTGGGGTTCTTCTACAGCTTGTTAGTACTCAAACTGCCCCAAGTAAGTATTTGGTTAGTTTTTCATATATAGTGAGTTGAATCGATTTTGGTTTTTTCATCGATCGGTTTTGTGCATGTCCAAACAAATCAAGAGGGAGTGAAGCCGAAACTAAGCCAGGAAGCTGTATTGGATTGGACAAAGAATCCGAAAATGGGTGATGAGAAGAACAGTTACCAAGTCAAGTTTGTGGTGGACTCAACATTTGGGATGCCAGGAGCCATTACAGTGAGTAACAGATATGATGAGGAGTTTTATTTGGATAGCATTAACATTGAAGGTCTTGTTCACTTTGCCTGCAACTCTTGGGTTCAACCAGATCAGAAGTCTAAAGCTGCAAAAAGAATCTTCTTCTCTACTAAGGTACTTGTTACAGTTTCTTGCAATACAAGAAAGAGCATCAATATATAGTGTTAAGTTTGATCACTTTGACTACTATATGTTGCAGGCATACTTACCCAATGAGACACCAGCTGGGCTGAAAGAGCTAAGAGAAATGGAGCTGATTCAACTGAGGGGCGATGGGACTGGGCTTAGATTGCAATCTGATAGAATATACGACTACGACAGTTACAATGACATTGGAAATCCAGATAAGGGAATTGAGTACAAGAGACCTACCCTTGGAGGCAATGTTCACCCACACCCTAGACGCTGTCGAACTGGACGCCCTCCAACCAAGACAGGTGAGTACTGATCAGTAATAAGTTTGATGTATTACATTTTGGGGCTGGCGTGATTGTTTAACATGGAATTATGAACTTATATGCAACATTTATGGGTATCCGGCCGTCCACCTTTAAATATGCTAGTTGGAACTGGGAGAGCGCATGTTTGTTTGATATATATTATTATCTCATTAATTTCTTCTGAGATAATAACATGGTGTACAAATGTCTAATGTCTAGTGTTTTTGTTATCTAATATTTATTAACTGACTTTTGACGTGGTATTCAAATTCATGATGCAATAGATGAGAATATGGAGTCACCGGTGAGCGAATTCGAGACAATCTATGTGCCTAGAGATGAAGAGTTTGAGCAGCCCAAACAAGAAGCTCTAAATGTCGGAAAGTTGAAAGGAACTGTCCGCAATATAACTCATGCACTTTCAACAATTACTGCAGATAGAAATGTCAAGGGGTATTCGAACATCAATGGTCTGTATACAGattcttcttctcttcaatCCAAGACCCAGCCGGGAACTCAAATTTTGAACAAAGTCCACGAATTCCTCAAATTTGACCCCCCAAAATTAAACTCAAGTGAGCAAATAATATTCTCGATTTTTCACATTCTTTtaagctagatgaaagagaaCACTATGATGAAACCATgagattaattaattttttaaatttcaggggagatataTTGTCTGCCAGATGACCAATTTGGGCGCCAAACCATTGCAGGCATAAACCCTTTAAGCATAGAAAGGCTCGAGGTTTTCCCACCTGTAAGCAAACTAGATACCTCCATTTATGGTCCTCAAGAATCAGCACTCAAGGAAGAGCATATAATAGGCCAACTAAATGGCATGTCCATACAACAGGTATATGTATTATTGGGTCatcatctatatataaatagatGATAGATAAATTATATCAGCTAAATAATATATATGATTGTGGGTTTTTCAGGCATTGGAAGAAAACAAACTGTTCATACTAGACTACCATGAcatttttcttccatttctcAACAAAATAAACGCTCTAGATGACCGGAAAGCTTATGCAACACAAACAATTTTTTTCCTGACATCATTAGGAACTTTGAAGCCCATTGCTATTGAGCTCAGTCTTTCAGATTCAGCATCCAAGCAGGTTCTCACTCCTCCAATTGATGCTACGACAAGTTGGCTTTGGCAGCTTGGCAAGGCTCATGTATGCTCCAATGATGCCGGTGTTCATCAACTCGTTCATCACTGGTATATATGTTTATACGTACACTATAGTTAGCTGTTTGCATAGTAAATTGTTCAATAACATTATAAAACTGCATAAGTGACCTTAGCGTGCAGGTAAGCTTCTTCACCTATATATTTGCTTGATGAACAGGCTAGCAACAATCACCTAGTTATCCTGTGGAGGATATGCAGAATGTGTATTGAACTTGAATAAAGATGTGGATTTATGTCCTCTTTTTGAAAAAGTGTTTGATGAAAATGTCTCAAaatgttcaaaatttcaaattttttttttgaacggtggttgtttgatgaaatgcctcAAGGGAGTTTCCAAATATGTAGATGTCCAATTTTTCGAAAATATTCGATGAAATGCCTCAAAGAAATTCAAATGATTAATTTTCATTCTTTGAAACAGGTTACGCACCCACGCCTGCGTAGAACCGATTACAATAGCAACTCATAGACAACTGAGTGTTATGCATCCTATCTACAAGCTTCTCAAACCTCACTTGCGCTACACCTTGAAGGTAAATGCTATGGCCCGTAAGGATCTCATCAACGCCGGAGGGACAGTCGAGTCCAATTTTACTGCTGCCAAATACTGCATGGAGTTCAGTTGTGCTGCTTATCGAGATTGGTGGCGCTTTGACCTTGAAGGTCTTCCTGCAGATCTCATTAGAAGGTAACTAATTTACGGAAATGAACCTTATCTCCATTTATGTACACACCATAATTGAACTAGgaattttattgattttattctTAATTATATGGACGTAGAGGAATAGCTGTACCAGACACGAGTCAAGTGCATGGGCTAAAACTACTCATTCAAGACTACCCTTATGCAACAGATGGGCTCCTCATATGGTCAGCAATTGAGACATTGGTTCAAACCTATGTTAATTACTACTACCCTAATGCAAGTTTGGTCACTTCAGATACTGAACTCCAATCCTGGTACAATGAATTTATCAATTTGGGACATGCCGATCTTCGCGACGCTAGCTGGTGGCCAAAACTCTCTACGCAGGAGGATCTCATCTCCATTCTCACCACCATCATTTGGCTCACATCAGCGCAACACGCTGCTCTAAACTTCGGGCAATACCCTTATGGTGGCCATGTCCCAACCCGCCCACCACACATGAGGAGACTAATTCCAAAAAACAATGACCCGGAGTATGCTTCTTTCATTAGGGATCCTCAGCAGTACTTCATATCCTCATTGCCGAGTTTATTTGAAGCAACGAAGTACATGGCTGTAATTGATATAATCTCGGCACATTCACCGGATGAAGAGTACATTGGGGAGAGAAAAGACTTGTCAAACTGGTCAGCTGACACTGAGATTAGTGAGGCATTTTACGGATTTTCAGTGGAGATGAGGAGGATTGAGAAAGAGATTGAACGAAGAAACGGGGATTCAAGTCTCCGGAATAGATGTGGGGCTGGGGTTTCACCATACGAGCTTCTCATGCCGAGTTCAGAACCTGGGGTTACTTGCAGAGGTGTTCCAAATAGTATAACAGTTTGAGGTTTTTTAATAGTTGTTGTCCAAAGCAGTTGGAGGTTTGAACATAAAAAGTGAAAGAAGCATAGCaataaaaactaaataaatGAGATTATGAGTTTGAAACAGAGTTTGGTAATGGTAATGGGTATAGGTTTGAtggcactatgccaaaaaagctatcagacgacagaggagatctgtcgtctgatcaaaaaaatttctgttgtctagtacggtgccgtctcttgggggtatcagacgacagatttcctctgtcgtctgaaaaatcagacgacagaaagtTTTTtggtcttctg
This region includes:
- the LOC133720205 gene encoding linoleate 13S-lipoxygenase 3-1, chloroplastic-like encodes the protein MASITGPTVVEVHDFNPLCSKPRALIIQKLPSPANLFSSTTKTRRVELQRKKKKKMATVAVVNLNATTNGALAHVDMVTSSLAHTAEKPAVTFELVALVTVKNIHQKVNINVDTMLHWFGDRRQDDYKGGVLLQLVSTQTAPKGVKPKLSQEAVLDWTKNPKMGDEKNSYQVKFVVDSTFGMPGAITVSNRYDEEFYLDSINIEGLVHFACNSWVQPDQKSKAAKRIFFSTKAYLPNETPAGLKELREMELIQLRGDGTGLRLQSDRIYDYDSYNDIGNPDKGIEYKRPTLGGNVHPHPRRCRTGRPPTKTDENMESPVSEFETIYVPRDEEFEQPKQEALNVGKLKGTVRNITHALSTITADRNVKGYSNINGLYTDSSSLQSKTQPGTQILNKVHEFLKFDPPKLNSREIYCLPDDQFGRQTIAGINPLSIERLEVFPPVSKLDTSIYGPQESALKEEHIIGQLNGMSIQQALEENKLFILDYHDIFLPFLNKINALDDRKAYATQTIFFLTSLGTLKPIAIELSLSDSASKQVLTPPIDATTSWLWQLGKAHVCSNDAGVHQLVHHWLRTHACVEPITIATHRQLSVMHPIYKLLKPHLRYTLKVNAMARKDLINAGGTVESNFTAAKYCMEFSCAAYRDWWRFDLEGLPADLIRRGIAVPDTSQVHGLKLLIQDYPYATDGLLIWSAIETLVQTYVNYYYPNASLVTSDTELQSWYNEFINLGHADLRDASWWPKLSTQEDLISILTTIIWLTSAQHAALNFGQYPYGGHVPTRPPHMRRLIPKNNDPEYASFIRDPQQYFISSLPSLFEATKYMAVIDIISAHSPDEEYIGERKDLSNWSADTEISEAFYGFSVEMRRIEKEIERRNGDSSLRNRCGAGVSPYELLMPSSEPGVTCRGVPNSITV